In the Streptomyces sp. cg36 genome, one interval contains:
- a CDS encoding recombinase family protein yields MVTRNDADDIERHSCPSCHAAPGSACRTRGGKVAPIYHTPRFILVPRLAKSAPIKVPADRGPGKPWTPGEPIAPPEEAEQAGAPIRIGYARCSTATQELQSQLDLLTPKCGKVFHEKISTRIKVRPQLMKALDLAKEIKTAAPHQTVILTVTEMKRLGRDAIELMILSRRLQDDSINLEMLGGPMPGIYDPHGSGALLFAFFAAAGEAERDSNREKTLEGQQTARRNGNFGGRPKVLDDDDITFAVALKAKGVPVPDIAKKLTIKTGKNEGEHPSVASVYRALAEAEAAPMAAVAAT; encoded by the coding sequence ATGGTCACCCGCAACGACGCCGACGACATCGAGCGCCACTCCTGCCCGAGCTGCCACGCTGCCCCCGGATCGGCGTGCCGCACCCGGGGAGGCAAGGTCGCGCCGATTTACCACACGCCCCGGTTCATCCTCGTCCCCCGACTCGCCAAGTCCGCACCGATCAAGGTTCCCGCCGACCGGGGCCCCGGCAAGCCCTGGACGCCCGGCGAACCCATCGCACCGCCCGAGGAGGCCGAGCAGGCCGGCGCCCCGATCCGCATCGGCTACGCCAGATGTTCGACTGCGACCCAGGAGCTCCAGTCGCAGCTGGACCTCCTCACCCCGAAGTGCGGCAAGGTCTTCCACGAGAAGATCAGCACCCGCATCAAGGTCCGGCCCCAGCTGATGAAAGCACTCGACCTGGCCAAGGAGATCAAGACCGCCGCTCCCCACCAGACCGTCATCCTCACCGTCACGGAGATGAAGCGGCTCGGACGCGACGCCATCGAGCTGATGATCCTCTCCCGCCGCCTCCAGGACGACTCGATCAACCTGGAGATGCTGGGCGGCCCCATGCCGGGCATCTACGACCCGCACGGCAGCGGCGCTCTCCTCTTCGCGTTCTTCGCGGCCGCCGGAGAGGCCGAACGGGACAGCAATCGCGAGAAGACCCTGGAGGGCCAGCAGACCGCCCGCCGCAACGGGAACTTCGGCGGCAGGCCGAAGGTGCTGGACGACGACGACATCACGTTCGCCGTCGCGCTGAAGGCGAAGGGCGTGCCCGTCCCCGACATCGCGAAGAAGCTGACCATCAAGACCGGCAAGAACGAGGGCGAGCACCCCTCCGTCGCCTCCGTGTACCGGGCACTCGCCGAGGCCGAGGCCGCCCCCATGGCCGCCGTAGCAGCCACGTAA